The following are encoded together in the Peromyscus leucopus breed LL Stock chromosome 1, UCI_PerLeu_2.1, whole genome shotgun sequence genome:
- the LOC114686817 gene encoding carcinoembryonic antigen-related cell adhesion molecule 1-like isoform X2: MEPPSALLPTHVPCLQGLLLAASLLTIWNMPSAAAPAIEAVPPAVLEGKNVLLLAHNLPDNLSAYHWFKGKEPLDKDLIIMHEIKSQETKQGKLHSGRETLYPNGSLMLQNVTLKQSGIYNLNIRSAESDQKSMLVEVSIYPQLSKPSIRSNGTTAVEGQDTVEITCDPPFLKTTYTWRLNDGPDNPQIFPPDKYFEEGKNLWLSCQATSHPKAQYSWNVNGEHWSSRQDIFIHKVNMSNSGLYTCHVNNPTTGRNDFKVKEITIVENLLKPHIQIRNRTVLENHLVDLTCVSENTGISILWTFNNERLKATDRVMFSWNNQRLTIRPITKEDAGAYQCEVSNPFISKLSDPVSLDVLYQPSQRNFPMSVPVAAALAVEVLAGLAILGGLAYFVFFKKLNHQEKRRHKKKYKKQKEWTKEKEQRENVKDEEEEDAQ; this comes from the exons ATGGAGCCCCCCTCAGCCCTTCTCCCAACACATGTCCCCTGCTTGCAGGGGCTCCTGCTTGCAG cCTCACTTTTAACCATATGGAACATGCCCTCGGCTGCTGCACCTGCCATTGAGGCAGTACCACCTGCTGTCCTCGAAGGGAAGAACGTCCTTCTACTTGCTCACAATCTGCCAGACAACCTTTCAGCCTATCACTGGTTCAAAGGGAAAGAGCCACTGGACAAAGATCTAATTATAATGCATGAAATAAAATCTCAAGAAACCAAACAAGGAAAACTACACAGTGGCAGAGAGACACTATACCCTAATGGATCCTTGATGTTACAGAATGTCACCTTGAAGCAATCTGGAATCTACAACCTAAATATCCGTTCTGCAGAGTCTGACCAAAAATCAATGCTTGTGGAAGTCTCCATATACC CTCAGCTATCCAAACCCTCCATAAGAAGCAATGGGACCACAGCAGTGGAGGGGCAAGACACTGTTGAAATAACTTGTGACCCTCCCTTCCTGAAAACAACCTACACATGGCGGCTAAATG atGGCCCAGATAACCCCCAAATATTTCCCCCAGACAAATACTTTGAGGAAGGGAAAAACCTGTGGCTATCCTGCCAGGCGACCTCTCACCCCAAAGCACAGTATTCTTGGAATGTCAATGGAGAACACTGGAGTTCTAGACAAGACATCTTTATCCACAAGGTCAACATGAGTAATAGTGGATTATATACCTGCCATGTCAACAACCCAACAACTGGCCGCAATGATTTCAAAGTCAAAGAAATTACAATAGTTG AGAACTTGCTGAAGCCCCATATCCAAATCAGAAATAGAACTGTCCTAGAAAACCACTTGGTGGACCTGACCTGCGTATCAGAGAATACCGGAATTTCCATATTATGGACATTCAATAACGAGAGACTGAAGGCCACAGACAGGGTGATGTTCTCCTGGAATAATCAAAGGCTCACCATACGCCCAATCACAAAGGAGGATGCTGGAGCATACCAGTGTGAGGTCTCCAACCCCTTCATTTCCAAGTTGAGTGACCCAGTCAGCCTGGATGTACTTT ATCAACCATCACAGAGAAATTTCCCCATGTCAGTTCCGGTTGCTGCTGCCTTGGCTGTTGAAGTTCTGGCTGGGCTGGCTATCCTAGGAGGCCTGGCATACTTCGTGTTTTTCAAGAAACTTAACCA TCAGGAAAAAAGGcgccacaaaaaaaaatacaagaagcaaAAGGAATGGACGAAAGAAAAAGAGCAGCGGGAGAATGTAAAG gatgaggaggaagaggatgctcAGTGA
- the LOC114686817 gene encoding carcinoembryonic antigen-related cell adhesion molecule 6-like isoform X1, whose amino-acid sequence MEPPSALLPTHVPCLQGLLLAASLLTIWNMPSAAAPAIEAVPPAVLEGKNVLLLAHNLPDNLSAYHWFKGKEPLDKDLIIMHEIKSQETKQGKLHSGRETLYPNGSLMLQNVTLKQSGIYNLNIRSAESDQKSMLVEVSIYPQLSKPSIRSNGTTAVEGQDTVEITCDPPFLKTTYTWRLNGKELPGDNNVSLSRGNTTLTLLKVSRHLKGRYECKVQNPLGVFRSNPFTLDVFYGPDNPQIFPPDKYFEEGKNLWLSCQATSHPKAQYSWNVNGEHWSSRQDIFIHKVNMSNSGLYTCHVNNPTTGRNDFKVKEITIVENLLKPHIQIRNRTVLENHLVDLTCVSENTGISILWTFNNERLKATDRVMFSWNNQRLTIRPITKEDAGAYQCEVSNPFISKLSDPVSLDVLYQPSQRNFPMSVPVAAALAVEVLAGLAILGGLAYFVFFKKLNHQEKRRHKKKYKKQKEWTKEKEQRENVKDEEEEDAQ is encoded by the exons ATGGAGCCCCCCTCAGCCCTTCTCCCAACACATGTCCCCTGCTTGCAGGGGCTCCTGCTTGCAG cCTCACTTTTAACCATATGGAACATGCCCTCGGCTGCTGCACCTGCCATTGAGGCAGTACCACCTGCTGTCCTCGAAGGGAAGAACGTCCTTCTACTTGCTCACAATCTGCCAGACAACCTTTCAGCCTATCACTGGTTCAAAGGGAAAGAGCCACTGGACAAAGATCTAATTATAATGCATGAAATAAAATCTCAAGAAACCAAACAAGGAAAACTACACAGTGGCAGAGAGACACTATACCCTAATGGATCCTTGATGTTACAGAATGTCACCTTGAAGCAATCTGGAATCTACAACCTAAATATCCGTTCTGCAGAGTCTGACCAAAAATCAATGCTTGTGGAAGTCTCCATATACC CTCAGCTATCCAAACCCTCCATAAGAAGCAATGGGACCACAGCAGTGGAGGGGCAAGACACTGTTGAAATAACTTGTGACCCTCCCTTCCTGAAAACAACCTACACATGGCGGCTAAATGGTAAGGAACTCCCAGGTGACAACAACGTCAGCCTGTCCCGGGGTAACACAACTCTCACTTTACTCAAGGTCTCCAGACATTTAAAAGGACGCTATGAGTGTAAAGTCCAGAACCCACTGGGTGTCTTTCGGAGTAACCCATTCACTCTGGATGTTTTCT atGGCCCAGATAACCCCCAAATATTTCCCCCAGACAAATACTTTGAGGAAGGGAAAAACCTGTGGCTATCCTGCCAGGCGACCTCTCACCCCAAAGCACAGTATTCTTGGAATGTCAATGGAGAACACTGGAGTTCTAGACAAGACATCTTTATCCACAAGGTCAACATGAGTAATAGTGGATTATATACCTGCCATGTCAACAACCCAACAACTGGCCGCAATGATTTCAAAGTCAAAGAAATTACAATAGTTG AGAACTTGCTGAAGCCCCATATCCAAATCAGAAATAGAACTGTCCTAGAAAACCACTTGGTGGACCTGACCTGCGTATCAGAGAATACCGGAATTTCCATATTATGGACATTCAATAACGAGAGACTGAAGGCCACAGACAGGGTGATGTTCTCCTGGAATAATCAAAGGCTCACCATACGCCCAATCACAAAGGAGGATGCTGGAGCATACCAGTGTGAGGTCTCCAACCCCTTCATTTCCAAGTTGAGTGACCCAGTCAGCCTGGATGTACTTT ATCAACCATCACAGAGAAATTTCCCCATGTCAGTTCCGGTTGCTGCTGCCTTGGCTGTTGAAGTTCTGGCTGGGCTGGCTATCCTAGGAGGCCTGGCATACTTCGTGTTTTTCAAGAAACTTAACCA TCAGGAAAAAAGGcgccacaaaaaaaaatacaagaagcaaAAGGAATGGACGAAAGAAAAAGAGCAGCGGGAGAATGTAAAG gatgaggaggaagaggatgctcAGTGA